The Raphanus sativus cultivar WK10039 chromosome 6, ASM80110v3, whole genome shotgun sequence sequence TTGAGAGGTAATGCGTTTGGGAACTTTGGAGAACAACAACAGCAGCAACAGGGACGGTACATGAACCCTGAtgagatgatgatgaggatgcGTGGTTTTATGAATAGTAATAATAGTCAGAGAGAAGATAAGGAGCCAGTAGAAGACTTCTTGAATGATGAAGAAACTGGTCGACATGGGAACTGGAGAGGGAATGGTGAATTTGATTTGAATACTCGGTAAAAAAATGGAACAGAGAggttaaacttttttttctttttgatgagTCGGATACTTTGCAGACTTGTAGTTAAAACTTGAAAGGTAGTGAGTGAGGGATAAGGTGTGTTTATTCTTCTTGACTTTggttaataaaatttacagtAATAAAAATGATGCTGATGAAAGTAACTTGAACTGCGTGCCGTTGTCTTATATTAGCTACCATTGATGCAACTTGAACTACGTGCCGCTTTTATGTTAGCTACTATTGATGCAAGCAAGTCAAATTTAAAGTAGTTCAAGTGGCTCAGCATCAACACTGAAACTTTTTAGAAGTAATAAAAAACGTTTCTATAGAAATGTACCAAAGACTTTTTCAACTTACAAAAagctttttattataaacactTTTGAGTAACCAGTCACTAAAAGAACCAAAACGTTGGCACTGGACTGGCATATATGATGTAGAATCAAACCAAAGAGACATGGAGAAACGAGGTCTTAGGGACGGACAAGAGTAGAAGCACGTTCTTGTAGATGTCTCAAGCTTTTTTCCATGCTAACTTGCACCATCTCAGCTAACATCTTCTTCGCCTTACCAGACTGATCATCACCGTCTATATGAGAGATTAAGCTCGACACTATGTTCTCTATTGTATCAGGTTGAACCTCTGACCCAGTCCcgtcttaaattttttttttgccttaggcaaaatataaaataaagacccttttataaaaaaaattcaacttttatttattgtatttcttttaattaaaacaaaaaaattgtggtgttcaaatattttttgaaaaatgagtttttgtgtgtaaattaggttttgttaatgaaaaaaatgagaaaagtgaaaggtaattttttttttgtttttattgtatttcAGTTAGATTTAGTTAATCATGgaccttttaattataattttaccaACTCATAGataatttaacaaacaaaatagacctagtaaaataatacaaaaaaaatttggaccCATGGACCCATGGCAATTGCCCATGTTGCCATGGGGTAGAGCCGGGCCTGTCTGACCTCGGGCTTTCCGAGTCCCTTAGTAAACAGAGGAGTCTCTGAGCTTTGGTACGAGACTTCGACGTCCCTTGAACCGTGAGCTCGAGGAGTCCAGGTATCACACCTTCTCTGAGAATCGGCTCTCTGTATTTACTCCTATCGCTTTGGCACAATGTTAAGAGCACACCAACGGCGTGTTCCTTAGCTTGTAGTGACCCATTTTCGAGAACTTCCACCACCGCGAGAACACCTCCTTCATCTGAGACTAAACCCTTTCTCGCCTCCTCGCCGGAGAGCATCAAGGACTCTATCAGTGAACAGCATTTCTCAGATGTTTTCGATGAttttttacttgttttgagaAGATTCAGGATCGGTGAGAGTGGTTTGGTCGCTAGGATCATGGTTAGGTTAGTGGAGAGCGTAGAGAGGTTGGAGAGTGCCATGACTGCGTCAGCTTTAGCCTGTGGGCTTCCGTGTTTAATGACTTTGACTAGTAGTGGAATCACT is a genomic window containing:
- the LOC130496725 gene encoding U-box domain-containing protein 7-like — protein: MDLAGESTSLASSTVASSSSSSSVSSTDCDSPRGGDADHELLHTTTAVSVSVSSSSSSASIQRILGLIRSEDPDSRLFAAREIRRLTKTSHRCRRHFSQAVEPLVSMLRLEDSHESHHEAALLALLNLAVKYEKNKVSIVEAGALEPIMNFLQSNTPTLQEYASASLLTLSASANNKPIIGANGVIPLLVKVIKHGSPQAKADAVMALSNLSTLSTNLTMILATKPLSPILNLLKTSKKSSKTSEKCCSLIESLMLSGEEARKGLVSDEGGVLAVVEVLENGSLQAKEHAVGVLLTLCQSDRSKYREPILREGVIPGLLELTVQGTSKSRTKAQRLLCLLRDSESPRSDRPGSTPWQHGQLPWVHGSKFFLYYFTRSILFVKLSMSW